In the Halosolutus gelatinilyticus genome, GGGCACGTCGACGCGACGGCGATCTTCGCCGACGCGCTCTCGGAGGACGCGATCGAGACGCTCGGCTCGCTCACCTTCTCCGTCGACGCGCCAGCGTCGTACGACGCCGGCGGAGAGGGCGTTCCGCCGGAATCGTTCGCGCTCGACGCGTCGCTCTCGGACCTCCGGACCGACGACGGGACGGGCTCGGCCCTCGAGAACGTCTCGTTGACCGTCGTCGACCTGCCGGACGGCTGGACGGCGGAGGCGGTCACGCCGACCGAGTTCGACGCTGTCCCCAACGGCGAGGCCGTAACCGCCACCTGGGAGATCACCCCGGAGACGTCGACCCGCGGCGAGGCCGACGTTACCGTCGACGCCGTCTACGACCTCGGCGGAGAGCGGCGCCGGGTCACCGGCGGCGCGGTCCTCTCACCTGTCCGGATCGCCCACTGGCCCCTCGACGGCACGACCGAGGACGCGACGGGCAGCGGTCACGACGCCAGCCTCGAGAACGGCGCGGCGTTCGACGATCAGGTGGCCGTCCGGGGGGGCTACTCGGTGGCGCTGGACGGCGACGACGATTTCGTCGACCTGGCCGAAGGCGGCGACGACTTCCTCTCGCAGTCGTTCACGGAGCGGACGGTGACGACGTGGGTCAGACCCGAGACGACCGCGGGGAGCCAGGTGCTGTACAACGAGGGCGCCGCGGCCAAGGGGCTCGTCGTGCGCATTAACGACGGCGCTCTCGAGGCCGCGACGATAAACAGCGGGACCGCAGTCGCGATCGAGGCGCCGTTCGACCGGACGGAGTGGACCCACGTCGCGGTCGTCTTCGACCGGGGGGCGTTCCGCCTCTACGTCGACGGGACCGAGGTCGCCGCGAACGAGGACGTCGGGTTCGCCTCGACCAGCGGCGGGTACTGGGGCGGCGAACTCGGCGGCGCGGAGGTGGCCTACTGGACGGGCAACTTCGCCGGCCACGTCGACGAGTCGGCGATCTACCGCGAGGCGCTCTCGGCCGACCGGATCGCGGCGCTGGCGAACGCGGTCTGAGGCCGTCTCCAGCGCTTTCTTTTTCGACGACGTCTGGCAGGAGGAGGCAGACGTCGGCGGCGACGCGATTTCTACCGTTCGTCGCTGTGCCCACACGACGACGGTCCTGATCACCGGCGTCAGCGGACTGATCGGCTCCGCCCTGACCGGCCACCTCGGCGGCCGATGCGAACTCCCGGGAATGGTTCCGATCGAGACGGACTCTTTTTCCATTCGCACACGAGGTCGTCGAGCGTCCGGAGCGTCTCCGTCCCAGCGGTGGACGTAGTACACGTTGAGGTAGTCTGTCCCGAGTTGTCGAGGGCCCCCTCGATCTGCGCTCGGACGTGCTTGCGTCCGAGCCCCGGTCGCTCGGGCGGTCGCCGACCGGGAAGAACACTTTCGAGAGGTCTTCGCGGTCGCGGTCTTCGAGCCGCTCGCCGATCCAACGTTCCCTGATGTCCGGCGGGTCGCCGTAGACGTCGGCCGTGTCGACGAAGTTGACGCCGTCTCCTGTGCAGTATCGAGCAGTTCGTGGGCCTCCTCGCGAGTCGTCTCGGTCGTGTCGTCGAAGTCTATTCCGAACCGCCACGTTCCGACGTAGAGCTTCGAGACGTGCAGGCCCGTCGAACCGAGCGTAGTGTACTCCGTGGATCGTCGGCGGCTGCGTGTCGATCCTCAGTTGAAGTACTCCGGATCGGGATACGGGAACGAGTGGTTCTGCCACCCGTCGGGGTAGTACCGTTCTACGCCGGCGAGGGCGTCGCGGTCGGAGGCGTCGAACGGCGTCCCATCCTCGTGGAACAACCCGTTGACGCGCCCGTTCTGGCGCGGCGTCTGCAGGTACGCCGGCTTCAGCATCAACTGCCAGAAGAAGTCGCCGTCGATCTGCCCGTTCGCGTGCGCGTCGTCGACGATCGGGGCGAGCGACTCGTAGTTGGGCAGGAATCTGTTCGGCGGTTCCTCGCGGGTGCGCTGCCACTCGGTGCACCACAGCGGTTTCCCCGTGTTGGCGCGGTGCTGCTCGGCCTGCGCGAGGTAATCCCTCGCCGCCTGCTCGTCGACCGGCAGGTTCATGTGAAATTGGTGGATGTCGAGGTCGTCGTTCTCGTCGTACACGTCGTTGTACTGGAAATCCTTGCAGCCCATCGTCACCGTCCCGTTCGGCGCGTTCGCGACGAATTCGGCGAGCATGTCCTTCACGAAGTCCTGTCGCGGTTGCACGTCGCCGGGTTCGTTCATGATCTCGGTAGCGAGCAGCCGCGAGTCCTCGCCGAACTCCTCGGCCCACCGGCGCGTGAAGTGCAGCGGCGACCGTGCCCATCCCGACCAGTCCCGCGGCTGGATGACGTTCTCGCGGGATGGCGAGTGAACGCCGAACGCCGTCTCGGGGTCGGTGTCCGTCCGGTTGGCCTCGGTCGGTTCGTCCTCGGGCGGCGCCTCGAAGAGCACCAGGATCGGTCGGATGCCGCGCGCGTCGCACTCCGTGAGGAAGTGTTCGACGTGCGCGAAGAACGACGGTCCGTCCTCCTGCCAGTACTCGTATGACGCCAACACGCGCAGCGAGTTCAGGCCCAGCGACCGCGCGTAGTCGAGGTCCCGCTCGATCTCGGCGTTCGCGTAGTTCGACCAGATCTGGTAGTTGTTCCAGGAGCCGTACTGGAAGTACTGTGCGCCGCGGATCCCGGTGAGGGCGTCCGGATAGGCCGCCGCGCTCGCGGCGGCCGTCAGCAGGCCCGACCCGGCCGTCGCCGCTCCGACCGCGCCCACCGTCTTCAGGTACATCCTGCGGTCGGGGTCGCCGAAACGCTCGACCTCGGTGGCGCGTTCGCTATCGCCGTGACTATCCGATACCTTGTCGGCAGCCGTCTCTCTTGACATGCACCCTATCTATCGGTGAACAATGTAATAAAAGTATGTAAGAAACCGAAGTTCGATACGCTCGCCCTCGAACGCGAGCTTCCGCGCGTCGCCATGGTCCGAATGAAGATCACCGCGGAGTTCTCCAGGTACGCTGCTGTTGCTTGACCATCTCTCGGGCCTCGAGCGCCTTCTCCCACTCGTCGAAGTAGTACCGATACTAGCTCGTCACCGACGACCGATTCGAGTGTTCCTCGACGGCGAATACAGCTCCTGCGAGTAATAATCCCCAATGCCGGCGGGTCCAGAGCCCGTATCCGGCGGCCAGTGCGGCGACTCCGAGCGACAGATACCAGGCACACTCATGATGCCGAGCACCAGTAGCGCGACGCCAACGAGAACTGCATAGGCTGCGATACCTTTCACATCGAACGGGATTACTGCCCGGTTCGAAGCGACCTGCGGTACCCTTCTTACAAATATCATTTCCTGTGATCGCGGTGATGAGTCGATCTATTTCGTCCGTGGGTCAGATCGCCGACAGGGATCGGCACTACGCGCGTAGTGTCGATCGATGAATTTCACAGTAGGAAACGTGTATCGATCGAAACCGGTGCGGATCGAAGAACCAGTCGCGGTCACGAACCATTCGTACTTTCTGCTCTCATCGGCAGCGGTACTGAGGCAGTTGCGAGGGCGAATTCGTTCACCGACAAGGAACGCAAACCGATTTTCCGGACTCGACTGGCGAAATACACTTCGAAATATTATGAACGATTATAGAATTTACATGCATACACCTGTAAATATATGTCGAATTCCAGAACGTTCGAGGAAAACCGTATCCCAGAAAGAAACGGTTCCGTGCTGCAGTCGTCCTCTTGCCCGGTGAAGAACTCGAAGGTCCGGACACAATGGTCCGTCGCGTTTAAACGACCAACGACGAAGTCTCCCGAAACTACCATTTCTACGCGCCAAAAGCGGCGGCGGCTGGTCCGACGGCCGGCAGCAGTTCGTTCGTCCGAGCGGTGCAAGTTCGCGCAACTGTCACCTCGAATCGACGGGACGGGTTGTCCGTTCGTTCACCGCCCCGGCGGGACCGCGCCTGTCCGCCCGCGCCGATCAGTCGGTCATACGCTCTCGAACAGCTCCGTTAGCCGGTCCTCGGAGAGCGCGGCGGAGTAGACTGCCGTCGCGTCGACGTGCCCGCCGAAGAAGTTCTCCTGCCCGTCGTTCCACGGAGTCGTCGTCACGGAGCCTCCGACGGCGCTTCCAGCGACGTGATCCGGAACGGTCTCGAAGCCGACGTCTTCGTTCGCAGCGACCTCCTCGCCGTTGACGTAGAGTCGGAGCATCCCCTCGTCGAAGACGGCGGCGACGTGGGTCCACTCCGTCCGCTCAAACGACCCCCCGACAGTCACGGTGGTGCCGCTGTTCGCCGCACACGCTTCCAGGGTGCCGTCGTTGAGACGGATCGCGAACCCATTGAAGTGGCCGCCCTCGTTGTAGATGCACTGAAGGCCGCTCGTCGAGTCCGGCCTGATCCACGTCGACACCGTCCGCTCCGTGAAGGCGTCGTGCAGGATTCCCTCGTTGAAGTCGGAGATCAGCGCGTAGTCGTCCTCGCCGTCGAGGGTCAGTGAGTACTCGCCTTCGACCGCGATCTGATCGTCGAAGCCGGCGCCGTTTTGCAGCGAAACCGGATTGTCCAAGTTCGAGCTATCCGCGGGACTGTCCTCGAACTGCCAGTAGGCGAGCAGGGACGGGGTCAGTTCGCGCTCGTCGACGTGGGAGAGGCGTTCGCTGCCGATCGTGTAGTCGACCGCCACTTCGAGCGTGACGTTGCCGGCGGCCTCATCGGGGGTGATCTCCCAGGCGACGGTCACCGACTCCCCCTCGTCGACCGCGTCGATCTCAGTCTCTCCGTCGGGCGCGATCGACCAGTTGTCCGGCAGTCCCGAGACGGACATAGCGACGTTTTCCACGGTAGCGCCCACCGCTTCCCCACTCTCCGGGTTGGCGAACGTGGCGGCGATTTCGAACGGGTTCGGCGAACCAAGGACGCCGCCCGAGTCGTACGAGCTGGGCACCTCGACGTCGATAACCGCGTTCCCCATCACGAGTTTCGACTCCTCGATGATTGTTTCGTGCGCCTCGCGGATTCGCTCGAGGCCGTTCTCCGCTAGCGTCGGTTTGAAGACCTCACGGTCGTAGGTGACATGTCCGTTCGTGACGTTCTCGAGGTCCGTCGTTGCCGTGTACACCGACGCGCTCAATTGCTGGCCGACCATGAGGGTCCGGAGCTTGTCGACGCCCTCGACGTACTCGTCGACGAATTGCTCGGGCGGGACGTCGGTGTTCGGCTCGCCCCAGACGTGGCCCTCGACGGCGACTGACGGCGTCGTGAACTCGCCGAGCGCGGAGATGCGATCCGGTTCCGGCTCCGGGGCTTTCGGACCGGGGTACTGGTGGACATCTTTGATGTGGCCGGCACCCGAGTCGCTGTTGGACCCGACGTCGTAGCCGCTGTTGGCGTCGACGAGTCGCTCGGGATCGAGTTCCGCGATCATCTCGGTGACCTCCCTGACGAAGTCGAGGTTGTCGTTGTAGATCCCCCAGCCCTCGTTGAACGGCGTCCAGACGGCCATCGACGGGTGCGTGTCGTGCTCGGAAACGATCGCCCGGACTTCCCTCTTGAAGTGGGCGCGAGTGTCGCCGTTCCGTATAAGTTCCAAGTCGTCCATGTTGGGCAGGGATTCGTGCATGTTGGGGA is a window encoding:
- a CDS encoding cellulase family glycosylhydrolase; translated protein: MSRETAADKVSDSHGDSERATEVERFGDPDRRMYLKTVGAVGAATAGSGLLTAAASAAAYPDALTGIRGAQYFQYGSWNNYQIWSNYANAEIERDLDYARSLGLNSLRVLASYEYWQEDGPSFFAHVEHFLTECDARGIRPILVLFEAPPEDEPTEANRTDTDPETAFGVHSPSRENVIQPRDWSGWARSPLHFTRRWAEEFGEDSRLLATEIMNEPGDVQPRQDFVKDMLAEFVANAPNGTVTMGCKDFQYNDVYDENDDLDIHQFHMNLPVDEQAARDYLAQAEQHRANTGKPLWCTEWQRTREEPPNRFLPNYESLAPIVDDAHANGQIDGDFFWQLMLKPAYLQTPRQNGRVNGLFHEDGTPFDASDRDALAGVERYYPDGWQNHSFPYPDPEYFN
- a CDS encoding LamG-like jellyroll fold domain-containing protein, whose product is MSDNSTDDARDEPNQNNRTDDATVGRLERRGFLKGLAATGALGGVGIKPSAAAKPVESGWEPKPVPFGMETPWTSDVGPENARPEYPRPQMVREEWRNLNGVWQFAGAAEGESPPIGEALGERILVPYPVESPLSGIARHETWMWYRRRFEVPDEWIVPEADPEDGENNPNAQRLLVHFERVDWEATVYVNGEEVARHKGGYDHFVADVTDALVEGGPQELVVGVYDPTGNNTEPIGTQPKGRQGVGTGYGGEGTLWMTPTSGIWDTVWMEPVAEAHVENLELTPDLDEEVLRLTAEAPTDDATVVATAYDEDGEKVGRVIGSANEELELPVPDPRLWSPDDPFLYDLDVKLRRKDGAGRATEAGGGKLLDRVESYFGMRSLGMQEVGGTARPTLNGEMVYQIGSLESGTWPDGLQTAPTDEAQRYNLELQKELGYNTVRKHATVETRRWFYHADRLGLLVWQDIPNMHESLPNMDDLELIRNGDTRAHFKREVRAIVSEHDTHPSMAVWTPFNEGWGIYNDNLDFVREVTEMIAELDPERLVDANSGYDVGSNSDSGAGHIKDVHQYPGPKAPEPEPDRISALGEFTTPSVAVEGHVWGEPNTDVPPEQFVDEYVEGVDKLRTLMVGQQLSASVYTATTDLENVTNGHVTYDREVFKPTLAENGLERIREAHETIIEESKLVMGNAVIDVEVPSSYDSGGVLGSPNPFEIAATFANPESGEAVGATVENVAMSVSGLPDNWSIAPDGETEIDAVDEGESVTVAWEITPDEAAGNVTLEVAVDYTIGSERLSHVDERELTPSLLAYWQFEDSPADSSNLDNPVSLQNGAGFDDQIAVEGEYSLTLDGEDDYALISDFNEGILHDAFTERTVSTWIRPDSTSGLQCIYNEGGHFNGFAIRLNDGTLEACAANSGTTVTVGGSFERTEWTHVAAVFDEGMLRLYVNGEEVAANEDVGFETVPDHVAGSAVGGSVTTTPWNDGQENFFGGHVDATAVYSAALSEDRLTELFESV